GGTACAGGAACATTGGCCGCAAGTGTTGCTACTGGTGGCTCAGTTGTGATGGCAGCGGTTATGGCTGGTGGTATGGTTCCACCTCTTGCAACTACAGTTGCCGTCCTCTTCTTCAAAAATAAATTTACCAAAGAAGAACGTCAATCAGGTTTGACAAATATTGTTATGGGACTTTCATTTATTACAGAAGGTTCAATTCCATTTGGTGCTGCTGACCCAGCGCGTGCCATTCCTTCATTTGTTGTTGGTTCAGCCTTAGCAGGTGGACTCGTTGGTGCGGCAGGTCTTAAATTAATGGCGCCACACGGTGGTATCTTCGTCTTAGCCCTCACAAATGGCCCACTTTTATACCTTCTCTTTGTTTTGATTGGTGCTCTTGTTTCAGGTTTGATGTTCGGTTATTTGAAAAAAGAAAAATAAGGGTTTAAATAACAAAAAAGCTTGAATTTCAGGAACAAATCTGTTAGAATATTAAGGTCTAACAAACTTTGGTCTGGCAAACAGTCCAAGGCAGAAAGGAAATTTTGCAAAATGAAAAAAGACATCCATCCTAATTACCAACCTGTTGTGTTCTTGGATACAACTACTGGTTTTAAATTCTTGAGCGGTTCAACTAAAGGTTCGAAAGAAACTGTTGAATGGGAAGACGGAAACACTTATCCATTGATTCGTGTGGAAATCTCTTCTGACTCACACCCATTCTACACTGGCCGTCAAAAATTCCAAGCAGCGGACGGACGTATCGCTCGTTTCAACAAGAAATATGGAAAATAAGAAAGTGCTTCGGCGCTTTTTTATTATCGCTCAAATTTACTATAGTAAACCAAGACCAAAAGGCAACACATTCTGAACATCTTTTAGTTCATGGGGCTATAAAAATTAAAAAAAATATCATATAATAGAAGCAGATAGTATACACATATAAAAATAAAGGCATGCGTGAATGTGCCTTCTTTTAAACTCACTATAAAGATAAAGGAAAAATGAAATATGAAATGGTCTATTTTAGAAGTATCAAAAAAGAAAAGAATTAAATTTGAGGAAGAGCTTGATTTAACGCAGGAACTTAAGCAGCGTTCAGAAGAAATTCTTGATGCAAAACCTGTAAAAGTTCAAGGACAAATCGCCTATGATGACGGTATCTATTACTTGGATTATACACTTGAAGTGGATTTGACTTTGCCTTCATCACGCAGCTTAAAGCCAGTAGAGTATCTCATGTCTATTGCTGTGAATGAAGCCTTCACCACAGATGAGTTTCTTAAAAAGAATGAAGATTTACTGGACAGTGACATGATATTTACATTGGAAGCAGATTGGATTAGTCTATCAGAATCGGTAGCTGATAATATTCTTTTAGAAATTCCTTTGCAAATTTTAGCAGAAGATGAGAAAGCTGGAGCCGCAAGTCTACCTTCTGGTAAGAATTGGTCTGTCTTGTCTGAAGCAGACTATCAGAAGCAAAAAGAAGAAGAAGCAGATAAAGAAAATAAATCACCTTTTGCAGGATTGGCAGATCTCTTTTCCGAAGAAAAAAATTAAGAAAAATCTCATAAAACACTTGCAACAAAATTACAATTATATTATAATTTCATTATAGAGGAAATAAAATTAAAAAGAAAAGATATTAATGAGGCTAAACTATGAATTCATCTAAACGTATTTTGATTATCGAAGACGATAAAAACATTGCGAGATTTGTTTCACTTGAGCTTGAACACGAAGGATACCAAACTGCGGTTCAAGGCAATGGTCGTAAAGGTCTTGAAGAAGCAATGTCAAAAGATTATGATTTGATTTTGCTTGACTTAATGCTCCCAGAGCTTGATGGCTTTGAGGTTGCACGACGCTTACGCCGTGAGAAAGATACACATATTATTATGATGACTGCACGTGATTCGACAATGGACCGTGTAGCAGGTCTTGATATTGGCGCAGATGACTATATTACAAAACCATTTGCTATTGAAGAATTGTTAGCGCGTGTCCGCTCACTCTTCCGTCGTGAAGATCATATCCACACGATTGAAAAGTCCGACAATACTTCATTCCGTGATTTGGTAATTGATAAGACCAACCGTACTGTACACCGTGGAAAAAAAGTTATTGACCTTACACGCCGTGAGTACGATTTGCTTTTGACACTGATGCAAAATGTAGGTGATGTCGTAACACGTGAATACTTGGTTTCTGAAGTATGGGGTTACGAAGAAGGTACAGAAACAAACGTTGTGGACGTTTATATCCGTTATCTGCGTAACAAAATTGACGTGGAGGGCCGTGAAAGCTATATCCAAACGGTTCGTGGTATGGGATATGTCATGCGTGACCGCAAATAATATAGGGAAGATGTAAGAAGATTTCTAGTGGTTTTGCCACTAGATTTATTCCTTTTATGGCGATGAAAAGAAATAGAAAAAATGCGACATGGTAAAATTTTTTGATTCGAAGAAGAAAAAAACAGAAAGTCTTCCCGAGCGTAAGCGAAGCATCATGCTCCGTTGGGCATTTGCAAATACGATTTTTTGTTTTATTACCTTCACTATTTTTACAGTATTGGTTTATCAATTGACCATTACAACCTTCATCAATTCTGAAAAAGAGGATATGATGAAAGCTCTGGATAATGTTGAGCAAAGTTTGTCCCAATCGGAAAGCACACTGTCGGAAGAAAATCTGGCGAATTATTTGGCTTATGCCAAAGACTATACAGCCTCCAGTCAGGGTAAAGAAAATGAGCTAGAAACACTTGGAAGTATGATTGGCTCTAGGAAGTCCTTTTATGTTTTTGACGTCGGTGAAAATTTGATTTACTCGACCAATTCTCATGGCTTCCCTCTAAAAAAAGACGTGGGGGATGGCACTCATGCTGTACGTACATTTGGTGAATATTCTGGTTATTTGGTGGAACGACCGGTTTATTCTAATAAAACAGGTAAGCTGATTGGCTATGTACAGGCTTTCTATGATATGAGTTATTATTATAGCGTGCGAACAAAGTTACTGATTGCCCTGATTATCTTAGAGATTATTGCTCTCTTTATCGCTCAGTTTGTCGGTTATTTTATGGCGAGTCGTTACATCAAGCCTCTGGAACGGTTGCACGATGCGATTACTACACGTGCCAATAACTTGAAGGCGGATTTCAAACCTGTAGTGATTCAAACAGGTGATGAAATTGAAGAACTGGCGACTGTTTATAATGACATGATGATCAAGCTTAACGATTATGTTGATCAGCAGAAACGTTTTGTTTCTGATGTCAGTCACGAGTTACGTACGCCACTTGCGGTTTTGGATGGTCATTTGAATCTCTTGAACCGTTGGGGGAAAAACGATCCCGAAGTGCTTGAGGAGTCTTTACAGGCCAGTATAGAAGAAGTGAGTACGATGAGAACAATGTTGGAAGAGATGCTTGCATTGGCCCGTCTTGAAAACATCGATTTTCAAGATGAAGACCTTATCTGTGATCCGACAGAAGTTTCTAATTTCCTTAAGAAAAACTTCCTACTTATTCATGCTGATTTAAGCTTAACTGTGGAAAATAACTTGTCACCGGGAAGATTGGCTCATATCTACCCGAACCATTATGAACAAGGCTTAAAAATTTTGATTGATAATGCTATAAAATATTCGCCTAAAGATCGCCAAGAAGTGAAAATTCATCTAGAAGAAGATGATAAATACATTATCACTACGGTTGAGGATCATGGCTATGGCATTAGTCAGGAAGATTTAAAACATGTCTTTGAGCGTTTCTTCCGTGCTGATAAAGCGCGAAATCGGGATATAGGAGGCACTGGGCTTGGACTGTCTATTATCCAACGCATAGTGGAAAACTATGATGGGGAGGTCAGTGTGACTTCTGTTGTAGGTGAGGGATCGAAATTCACTTTAAAAATTCCTAAGATTAAATAGGTATAAAAAGCCTAGCAAGTATCTAAACGTACTTTCTAGGCTTTTAGTTTATGCCTCATTCTCTCGAGTTTTTTGATAATTTGAGAAAATTGTTGACATTCGTTTAAAAAAAGGTTAAGATTTAAAATACAATATACAAATAAAATGATAGAGGTCGCAATGAATAGGAAGTTTTACTGAGCTGGACAAGCGTTGAAGTAAAACGGAGGAGACATTGCCGAAATGAATTCACTCGTCCAAGTGAGTTTGTTGGGGCAGCAAGGGATACTTGCTGAACTGTCGCAGTTTTGCGGAGTGCTATTCGTTACTTACTGATAATATGAATCATGTACAACGTTTAGCAACCTCTCTGTGTAAAGGTTGCTTTTTATTTGGAAAAATGAAAGAGAGAGTATTATGAGAAGAAAAAACTTATTCTTACTTGTCGCGACGTTGTTTACGGTATTATTTATCGGTAGTTCAAAAGTTAGTGCAGACCAGTTCCGTGTCGGAATGGAGGCAGCATATGCCCCTTTTAACTGGACACAATATGATGATAGCAACGGTGCTGTCCCTATTGATGGTGTAGATGGCCAATGGGCAAATGGTTACGATGTACAAGTTGCAAAAAAACTGGCGGATAAGTTAAATAAAGAATTAGTAATCGTCAAATCAAGTTGGGATGGTTTGCTGCCCGCCCTGAAATCTGGGAAGATTGATGGCATTATTGCAGGAATGTCACCAACCGCCGAACGTAGAGAACAAATCGCCTTTTCGGAACCGTACTATACTTCTAACCTTGTAATGATGGTCAAAAGTGGCGGCCCCTTTGCTCAAGCATCGCGCTTAGCAGACTTCTCCGGTGCAAAAATTACCGCTCAGCTGGGAACTTTTCACTATAACATGATTGACCAGATTAAAAGTGTGAATAAGCAAACAGCGATGAAAGATTTTTCAAGCATGCGTGTGGCTTTACAAAGTGGTGCCATCGATGGTTATGTCGCTGAACGTCCAGAAGGGGTCACTGCAGAAAAAGCAAATCCAGACTTCAAAATGATTGAATTTGGCGAAGGAAAAGGTTTCGTCACAAATTCAGATGATACAACAGTCGCAGTAGGTTTACGTAAAAATGACCCTAACTTGCCTGAGATTAATAGCTTTTTGACAGGTTTTACACCTCAAGATCAAAAAGAACTGATGGACCAAATGATTGCCGCTCAACCAGAAGCCAAAACCCAAGGCGCTTGGTATGACCAAATTATCAGTATTGTAAGAGATAATGGCAAACAGTTTCTTAATGGTACAGGGATGACCTTATTCATCTCTTTGATTGGTACGATTATTGGTACGGTTTTAGGTCTTCTTATTGGTGTTTATCGTACTATTCCAGAAATCAGTAATAAATTTTTAGCCTTTTTACATAAAGTATTTGGCTGGCTTATTTCCGCTTATATTGAAATTTTCCGTGGTACACCAATGATTGTTCAGGCAATGGTGCTTTACTATGGAACGGCTCTAGCTTTTGGCTTGAGTTTGGATCGGACCTTAGCTGCGCTAATTATTGTGTCCATCAATACGGGGGCTTATATGTCTGAGATTGTACGTGGTGGTATTTTCTCTGTAGATCAAGGACAATTTGAAGCTGCACAAGCTATCGGAATGACGCATGGGCAAACTATGCGCAAAGTTGTTCTGCCACAAGTCTTACGAAATATTCTTCCAGCAACAGGAAATGAATTCGTCATTAACATCAAAGATACATCAGTCTTGTCTGTGATCTCAGTTACGGAGCTCTTTTTCCAAGGGACAACAGTGGCCCAACAAAACTTTATGTATTTCCAAACCTTTGCTGTAATCTGTGCAATTTACTTTGTCTTAACATTTACAGTGACACGTATTCTACGCTTTGTAGAAAGAAAAATGGATGGACCAGATGCTTACGTCCCAATCCAAAATCAAATGCAAGTACAAGAACCGGGGGACGCTTAAATGACAGCAATCTTAGAAATCAATCATTTAAAAAAATCATTTGGCAGCAATGATGTGCTGAAAGACATTCACTTGACGGTTAATCAAGGCGAAGTTATTTCGATTATTGGTTCATCTGGAAGTGGGAAATCAACACTCCTTCGTTCGATTAATTTATTGGAGAAGCCTTCTGGTGGAGAAATAATTTATAAAGGTGAAAATGCTTTAGCAAAAGGCTTCGATATTCCTAAATACCGCACCCATCTTGGCATGGTTTTTCAAAGCTTCAATTTATTTAACAATATGAATGTTATCGAAAATGTTATGGCTGGGCAAGTTACAGTATTGAAAAAAAGCCAAGAAGAAGCTCGGACTATTGCGCTCGAGAATCTGGAAAAAGTGGGGATGGCAAGCTTTGCTCATGCCAAACCTGCACAACTCTCAGGAGGACAAAAACAACGCGTGGCGATTGCTCGTGCGATTTCCATGAATCCAGACGTGATTTTATTTGACGAACCGACTTCAGCGCTTGATCCCGAAATGGTAGGCGAGGTCTTACAAACGATGAAGGGATTGGCTGAAACAGGCTTAACAATGGTTATCGTCACCCATGAAATGGAATTCGCGCGTGATGTAAGTGACCGTGTGATTTTCATGGATAAAGGGGTTATTGCTGAAGAAGGAAGACCAGAGGAAATCTTTGGGGCTCCGAAAGAAGAACGGACGCGCGCTTTCCTTTCGCGCTTCTTGAAAGCTTAAATAAAAAGAGCATCAGCTTGCTCTTTTTTCTTTGCAAAAGTCATCTTATTTTCACAGTAAAACTTTCGAATACAAACTCTATATTGAAAAAATAGGTAAATAGCGGTAAAATAGAGGGAAGTAGAAAGAATAGGAACAATGAAAAAAATCAAAACTTTTGAAGAAAAAAAAGTACTCATCCTCGGATTAGCAAAATCAGGAGAAGCTGCAGCCCGCTTGCTTCATACTCTAGGTGCACATGTAACTGTAAATGACGGAAAGGCTTTTGAAGAAAACCCTGCCGCGCAAGCCCTCTTGGAAGAAGGCATTGAAGTTATCTGTGGTAGCCATCCCCTTGAACTTTTAGACGAAGATTTTGATTTTATGGTAAAAAATCCAGGTATTCGTTATGATAACCCAATGGTAAAGAAAGCATTGGATAAAAAGATTCCAGTTGTTACGGAAGTTGAACTTGCTTACCTTGTTTCGGAAGCCCCAATTATTGGAATTACTGGAACCAATGGTAAAACAACAACAACAACGCTTATAGCCGATATTTTAAATGCAGATGGTCAGTCTGCAAAACTAGCAGGAAATATTGGTTTTCCTGCTTCTGAAGTAGCTGCCCATGCGAGTGCTCAAGATACTTTGGTGATGGAATTGTCAAGTTTTCAATTGATGGGTATTGTGGACTTCAAGCCCCAAATCGCTCTCATTACCAATATCTTCTCATCACATTTGGATTATCATGGCTCTCAGGAAGCTTATGAAGCTGCAAAATGGCGTATTCAAGAAAACTTAACTTCGGAGCAATACCTTATTCTCAACTTTAATCAGGAAAAATGCCGTGCTCTAGCAGCGCACACAGCAGCGCAAGTTGTGCCATTTGCCACTGAAAAGAAAGTTGATGGCGCTTATGCGCAAGAAGGAAAGCTTTATTTCCGTGATGAATTCATCATGGATGCAGCTGACCTAGCTTTGCCTGGAGAACATAATTTAGAGAATGCTCTAGCAGCAATAGCTGTTGCCAAGCTTTCAGGTGCTAAGAATCAGGCAATCATTGAAGTTTTGACAAGCTTTTCGGGTGTGAAACATCGTTTGCAGTATCTTGGAGAACTTGCAGGACGTAAGGTCTACAATGATAGCAAAGCCACCAATATATTGGCAACAGAAAAAGCCTTGTCAGGTTTTGAAAACAGTCGCTTATGGCTCTTAGCGGGCGGACTAGATCGTGGAAATGGCTTTGAAGAACTTGCGGATTCTGTGAGAGGTATTAAAGGTATGGCTCTCTTTGGGGAGACTGCACCAAAACTACAAGAGCTTGCTGATCACATGCAGATTCCAACAGTCCATAGTGAAAATGTCGCAACTGCCCTTAAAGAAATTTTTGATAAGACAGAAGAGGGGGACACTATTTTACTTAGTCCTGCTTGTGCCAGCTGGGATCAGTACAAGACCTTTGAAGAACGTGGAGATATGTTTATTAAAGCTTTCGAAGAATTGAAAGGTGAATGGAAATAGTATGAGAATTATTGTAACTGGAGGCGGAACGGGAGGACATATCTATCCTGCGCTGGCCTTTATAAATCATCTGAAGACTATTGAGCCGGATTCGGATATCCTCTATGTAGGTACAGAACGCGGCTTGGAGAGTAAGATTGTGCCTGCAGCAGGTGTGCCTTTTAAAACCGTAGATGTACAAGGTTTTCGTCGTAGCCTTTCTTTAAACAACTTTAAAACAATCTATAAGTTCCTGAAATCTACATCAGATGCGAAAAAAATTGTTAAGAATTTTAAACCTGATGTGGTCATTGGAACAGGGGGGTATGTAGCTGGGCCTGTACTTTACGCAGCAGCCAAGCTTAATGTGCCGACTATCGTTCATGAACAAAACTCAATTCCAGGGATTACAAATAAGTTCTTGAGTAAATATGTGGACAAAGTTGCGGTTGCTTTTGAAGCAGCCAAGCCTTTCTTCCCAGAAGCCAAAACAGTTTTTGCTGGTAACCCGCGCGCTCAGGAAGTTGCAACTTTAAAAGCTACCGATATTCTGGAAACAGAATATCAACTTCAAAAAGGGAAGAAAACAGTAGTTATTTTTGGTGGATCACGTGGAGCCCAAACAATTAACGAGGCGGTAAAAGCTGCTCTGCCAAAGTTTGCAGAAGCTGATTACCAAATCGTCTATGCTTCAGGACAAATCTACTTTGATGAAGACCATGAAGAGTTTGCAAAATATGCGGATACTGCAAATATAGCAATTCGTCCTTATATTTCCAATATGCTCGAAGTTCTTGCATCATCAGATTTAATATTGTGTCGTGCGGGTGCGACAACGATTGCTGAAATTACTGCACTTGGTTTGCCAACGATTTTTGTACCTAGTCCAAATGTCACAGCAGACCATCAAACAAAGAATGCCCAAGCTCTTGTAGACATCGGTGCCGCTAAGATGATTAAAGATATCGAACTTACAGCAGATACAATGCTTGCCAGTATTTCTGAAATCTTTTCTGATGAAGAGCTTTACCAAGCCATGTCTGTAGCCAGCAAAAAAGCAGGTGTACCTGATGCTAGCGATCGACTTTATCAACTTGTGAAAGAAATTAAAAAATAATGAGTGAAGAAAACCTTACGCCTTGGCAAAAGAAAAATCTTGAATATCAGCGCCGCAAAGCAGCTGAAAATCAAGAGAAGTCTGAAGAACCCAAAAAACGGAAGTTTTTAAAGAAAAAAGAAGAGACCGAAGCAGATTCTCCTGAAGTTCAGGAAGAAATTGAGCAACAGGAATCTTTTGTAGAAGCAGAAGCATTTGAGGAAGCATACTCAGATGATTTTGTTGAGGATTTTGAAGAGCAAGAACCGGAACCTTCTTTTTTTGAAGGAAGTTTCGAAGTGTTTAAAAAGATGTGGCCCGTCTTACTCTTGGCAATCTTATTGTTTTTAACTTCGATTTATGCGGTGTCCCCGATAAGTAAAATTGGGACATTTACAGTTTCAGGCAATAAAAACGAGTCTTTTGAATCTATCGTACAGGCTTCACGTTTGAAGCCAACAGATAGGATTTACGGTGTGCTCAGAAATAGACGAGCTATTGAAAATAGCATTGTTCAGGAATTTCCTCGTGTCAAATCCGTCAACTTACAGGTCAGCTTTCCTAATAATATCGAAGCTAAGGTCACAGAGTTCGAAAAAGTTGCTTATGTGGAACAAAAAGGCAAGAATTATCAAGTGTTAGAAAATGGTCATATCCTCAAGGACCAAGAAATAGCTAAGGATAAAGTTTCGAACTTTCCCTTACTAAAAAACTTTTCCGATGAAGAAGTGGAAAAATTTATTACAGCCTTTATGAAATTGAAGCCTGAGATACGTGGATTGGTTACGACTGTTACGAAGACACC
This window of the Lactococcus garvieae subsp. garvieae genome carries:
- a CDS encoding YceD family protein; translated protein: MKWSILEVSKKKRIKFEEELDLTQELKQRSEEILDAKPVKVQGQIAYDDGIYYLDYTLEVDLTLPSSRSLKPVEYLMSIAVNEAFTTDEFLKKNEDLLDSDMIFTLEADWISLSESVADNILLEIPLQILAEDEKAGAASLPSGKNWSVLSEADYQKQKEEEADKENKSPFAGLADLFSEEKN
- a CDS encoding response regulator transcription factor, producing MNSSKRILIIEDDKNIARFVSLELEHEGYQTAVQGNGRKGLEEAMSKDYDLILLDLMLPELDGFEVARRLRREKDTHIIMMTARDSTMDRVAGLDIGADDYITKPFAIEELLARVRSLFRREDHIHTIEKSDNTSFRDLVIDKTNRTVHRGKKVIDLTRREYDLLLTLMQNVGDVVTREYLVSEVWGYEEGTETNVVDVYIRYLRNKIDVEGRESYIQTVRGMGYVMRDRK
- a CDS encoding ABC transporter permease subunit (The N-terminal region of this protein, as described by TIGR01726, is a three transmembrane segment that identifies a subfamily of ABC transporter permease subunits, which specificities that include histidine, arginine, glutamine, glutamate, L-cystine (sic), the opines (in Agrobacterium) octopine and nopaline, etc.), with the translated sequence MRRKNLFLLVATLFTVLFIGSSKVSADQFRVGMEAAYAPFNWTQYDDSNGAVPIDGVDGQWANGYDVQVAKKLADKLNKELVIVKSSWDGLLPALKSGKIDGIIAGMSPTAERREQIAFSEPYYTSNLVMMVKSGGPFAQASRLADFSGAKITAQLGTFHYNMIDQIKSVNKQTAMKDFSSMRVALQSGAIDGYVAERPEGVTAEKANPDFKMIEFGEGKGFVTNSDDTTVAVGLRKNDPNLPEINSFLTGFTPQDQKELMDQMIAAQPEAKTQGAWYDQIISIVRDNGKQFLNGTGMTLFISLIGTIIGTVLGLLIGVYRTIPEISNKFLAFLHKVFGWLISAYIEIFRGTPMIVQAMVLYYGTALAFGLSLDRTLAALIIVSINTGAYMSEIVRGGIFSVDQGQFEAAQAIGMTHGQTMRKVVLPQVLRNILPATGNEFVINIKDTSVLSVISVTELFFQGTTVAQQNFMYFQTFAVICAIYFVLTFTVTRILRFVERKMDGPDAYVPIQNQMQVQEPGDA
- a CDS encoding type B 50S ribosomal protein L31 — protein: MKKDIHPNYQPVVFLDTTTGFKFLSGSTKGSKETVEWEDGNTYPLIRVEISSDSHPFYTGRQKFQAADGRIARFNKKYGK
- the murD gene encoding UDP-N-acetylmuramoyl-L-alanine--D-glutamate ligase, with translation MKKIKTFEEKKVLILGLAKSGEAAARLLHTLGAHVTVNDGKAFEENPAAQALLEEGIEVICGSHPLELLDEDFDFMVKNPGIRYDNPMVKKALDKKIPVVTEVELAYLVSEAPIIGITGTNGKTTTTTLIADILNADGQSAKLAGNIGFPASEVAAHASAQDTLVMELSSFQLMGIVDFKPQIALITNIFSSHLDYHGSQEAYEAAKWRIQENLTSEQYLILNFNQEKCRALAAHTAAQVVPFATEKKVDGAYAQEGKLYFRDEFIMDAADLALPGEHNLENALAAIAVAKLSGAKNQAIIEVLTSFSGVKHRLQYLGELAGRKVYNDSKATNILATEKALSGFENSRLWLLAGGLDRGNGFEELADSVRGIKGMALFGETAPKLQELADHMQIPTVHSENVATALKEIFDKTEEGDTILLSPACASWDQYKTFEERGDMFIKAFEELKGEWK
- the murG gene encoding undecaprenyldiphospho-muramoylpentapeptide beta-N-acetylglucosaminyltransferase, which gives rise to MRIIVTGGGTGGHIYPALAFINHLKTIEPDSDILYVGTERGLESKIVPAAGVPFKTVDVQGFRRSLSLNNFKTIYKFLKSTSDAKKIVKNFKPDVVIGTGGYVAGPVLYAAAKLNVPTIVHEQNSIPGITNKFLSKYVDKVAVAFEAAKPFFPEAKTVFAGNPRAQEVATLKATDILETEYQLQKGKKTVVIFGGSRGAQTINEAVKAALPKFAEADYQIVYASGQIYFDEDHEEFAKYADTANIAIRPYISNMLEVLASSDLILCRAGATTIAEITALGLPTIFVPSPNVTADHQTKNAQALVDIGAAKMIKDIELTADTMLASISEIFSDEELYQAMSVASKKAGVPDASDRLYQLVKEIKK
- a CDS encoding cell division protein FtsQ/DivIB gives rise to the protein MSEENLTPWQKKNLEYQRRKAAENQEKSEEPKKRKFLKKKEETEADSPEVQEEIEQQESFVEAEAFEEAYSDDFVEDFEEQEPEPSFFEGSFEVFKKMWPVLLLAILLFLTSIYAVSPISKIGTFTVSGNKNESFESIVQASRLKPTDRIYGVLRNRRAIENSIVQEFPRVKSVNLQVSFPNNIEAKVTEFEKVAYVEQKGKNYQVLENGHILKDQEIAKDKVSNFPLLKNFSDEEVEKFITAFMKLKPEIRGLVTTVTKTPTKATNDFIALDMSDGNQVRVSLSQITEKMPYYPSIAKQLQAPQVIDMEAGIYAKPKEDYLADLKNPEGNKKNSENTTEITATQ
- a CDS encoding HAMP domain-containing histidine kinase — translated: MVKFFDSKKKKTESLPERKRSIMLRWAFANTIFCFITFTIFTVLVYQLTITTFINSEKEDMMKALDNVEQSLSQSESTLSEENLANYLAYAKDYTASSQGKENELETLGSMIGSRKSFYVFDVGENLIYSTNSHGFPLKKDVGDGTHAVRTFGEYSGYLVERPVYSNKTGKLIGYVQAFYDMSYYYSVRTKLLIALIILEIIALFIAQFVGYFMASRYIKPLERLHDAITTRANNLKADFKPVVIQTGDEIEELATVYNDMMIKLNDYVDQQKRFVSDVSHELRTPLAVLDGHLNLLNRWGKNDPEVLEESLQASIEEVSTMRTMLEEMLALARLENIDFQDEDLICDPTEVSNFLKKNFLLIHADLSLTVENNLSPGRLAHIYPNHYEQGLKILIDNAIKYSPKDRQEVKIHLEEDDKYIITTVEDHGYGISQEDLKHVFERFFRADKARNRDIGGTGLGLSIIQRIVENYDGEVSVTSVVGEGSKFTLKIPKIK
- a CDS encoding amino acid ABC transporter ATP-binding protein is translated as MTAILEINHLKKSFGSNDVLKDIHLTVNQGEVISIIGSSGSGKSTLLRSINLLEKPSGGEIIYKGENALAKGFDIPKYRTHLGMVFQSFNLFNNMNVIENVMAGQVTVLKKSQEEARTIALENLEKVGMASFAHAKPAQLSGGQKQRVAIARAISMNPDVILFDEPTSALDPEMVGEVLQTMKGLAETGLTMVIVTHEMEFARDVSDRVIFMDKGVIAEEGRPEEIFGAPKEERTRAFLSRFLKA